One segment of Streptomyces bathyalis DNA contains the following:
- a CDS encoding S41 family peptidase codes for MSDSWYSAPSPDKHRGSSRQLRRGAGLALVFASVLATGAATGAWGDGVRAFAGSRDLAAGESPAEANFGGGAYGDAAGRAAGLHEDTERGREDGAPSDGEEAEELVSRSGDRWSSAYTAREYEGLRQTLDGEYVGVGISVRRERDAQGLPSVAVARVARGSPAARAGVQRGDRLRAVDGEDVSDHPVTDVVARLRGSETGGRSAAPSPLGSSVDVELDRDGQQWKETLQRVRLNTDAVTVKRMGPTVTRIKVSSFTKGTAEQVRDAVTRQVPAGSGILLDLRGNSGGLIKEAVTAASVFLKGGLVATYEQHGSQRALYADARPGAAAAVGRAAPPLVVLVDGGTMSAAELLTGALQDRGRAVVVGSRTFGKGSVQMPRKLPDGSVAELTVGHYATPSGRSLDGEGITPDLPIDGSGDAAERARTVLSGLEARS; via the coding sequence ATGTCGGACTCGTGGTATTCCGCCCCATCCCCCGACAAACACAGGGGAAGCTCCCGGCAACTGCGCCGCGGAGCGGGTCTGGCACTGGTTTTCGCGAGCGTGCTCGCGACGGGAGCGGCAACCGGTGCCTGGGGCGACGGCGTTCGGGCCTTCGCGGGCTCACGTGACCTGGCGGCGGGGGAGTCTCCCGCGGAAGCGAACTTCGGTGGTGGCGCCTACGGCGACGCCGCCGGCAGAGCAGCCGGTCTGCACGAGGACACGGAGCGCGGTCGCGAGGACGGCGCCCCGTCCGACGGTGAAGAGGCCGAGGAACTGGTGAGCCGCAGCGGCGACCGGTGGTCCTCCGCGTACACGGCACGCGAGTACGAGGGTCTGCGGCAGACCTTGGACGGCGAATACGTCGGCGTCGGGATATCCGTGCGCCGCGAACGGGACGCGCAGGGCCTCCCGTCCGTCGCTGTGGCTCGCGTCGCGCGCGGAAGTCCCGCTGCCCGTGCGGGTGTTCAGCGTGGCGACCGGCTGCGCGCCGTCGACGGCGAGGACGTCTCCGACCATCCCGTCACCGACGTGGTCGCCCGGCTGCGCGGCTCCGAGACCGGCGGCCGTTCCGCGGCCCCGTCCCCGCTCGGCAGCAGTGTCGACGTGGAACTCGACCGCGACGGGCAGCAGTGGAAGGAGACCCTGCAGAGGGTGCGGCTCAACACGGACGCCGTGACCGTGAAGCGCATGGGGCCCACCGTCACCCGCATCAAGGTCTCCTCCTTCACCAAGGGCACCGCGGAGCAGGTCCGTGACGCGGTCACCCGGCAGGTCCCGGCCGGCTCCGGCATCCTGCTCGACCTGCGCGGCAACTCCGGCGGGCTGATCAAGGAGGCGGTCACCGCGGCATCCGTCTTCCTCAAGGGCGGCCTCGTCGCCACGTACGAGCAGCACGGCAGCCAGCGCGCCCTCTACGCCGACGCCCGTCCCGGTGCTGCGGCGGCGGTGGGCAGGGCGGCGCCGCCGCTGGTCGTGCTCGTGGACGGCGGCACGATGAGCGCCGCGGAGCTGCTGACCGGAGCGCTGCAGGACCGCGGACGGGCCGTCGTCGTCGGCTCCCGCACCTTCGGCAAGGGATCCGTGCAGATGCCGCGGAAGCTGCCGGACGGTTCGGTCGCGGAGCTGACCGTCGGGCACTACGCCACCCCCTCGGGCCGCTCCCTCGACGGCGAGGGCATCACGCCGGACCTGCCGATAGACGGCTCCGGGGACGCCGCCGAGCGGGCCCGCACAGTATTGAGTGGCCTGGAGGCCCGGTCGTAG
- the smpB gene encoding SsrA-binding protein SmpB, with translation MAKKDDKNKGKAKKAKDASGRKLVAQNKKARHDYLILDTYECGIALTGTEVKSLRAGRASLVDGFAQLDDGEVWLHNVHIPEYAQGTWTNHSARRKRKLLLHRWEIDKLIGKTQETGHTLVPLQLYFLNGRAKVEIALAKGKKEYDKRHALREKQDRRESDRAIAAARRRQRVKA, from the coding sequence ATGGCGAAGAAGGACGACAAGAACAAGGGCAAGGCCAAGAAGGCCAAGGACGCGAGCGGCCGTAAGCTCGTCGCGCAGAACAAGAAGGCGCGGCACGACTACCTCATCCTCGACACCTACGAGTGCGGCATCGCGCTCACCGGCACCGAGGTCAAGTCGCTGCGGGCGGGCCGCGCTTCGCTGGTCGACGGCTTCGCCCAGCTGGACGACGGCGAGGTCTGGCTGCACAACGTGCACATCCCCGAATACGCACAGGGCACGTGGACGAACCACTCGGCCCGGCGTAAGCGGAAGCTGCTGCTGCACCGCTGGGAGATCGACAAGCTGATCGGCAAGACCCAGGAGACGGGTCACACGCTGGTGCCCCTCCAGCTGTACTTCCTGAACGGGCGGGCGAAGGTCGAGATCGCGCTGGCCAAGGGCAAGAAGGAGTACGACAAGCGGCATGCCCTGCGCGAGAAGCAGGACCGGCGCGAGTCGGACCGGGCGATCGCCGCTGCGCGGCGGCGGCAGCGGGTGAAGGCCTGA
- a CDS encoding GOLPH3/VPS74 family protein, translating to MDRKEKNPGDGRSLPAELYLLACDTEKERLTKRDVLGSVLRAAVLIELTDRGCLTDEDGRARTVGDRRTGDPLLDDALRGIAAEKRPRKWKTLVQRNRKQTFEAVERQLEKDRLIRIERRTWFPHIVVVKDAALAKRLHGEAVETLTGGRPVEQFTTRQAALTALAAVGGLPTVTSGKDRREHKERIKALTERAGEAGPALKKALQEMQIATATAIGAAASAGTQ from the coding sequence ATGGACCGTAAGGAAAAGAATCCGGGGGACGGGCGCAGCCTCCCCGCCGAGTTGTACCTGCTGGCGTGCGACACGGAGAAGGAGAGGCTCACGAAGCGGGACGTGCTCGGCAGTGTGCTGCGTGCGGCCGTACTCATCGAGCTGACCGACCGTGGCTGTCTCACCGACGAGGACGGCAGGGCACGCACCGTCGGCGACAGGCGCACCGGCGATCCACTGCTCGACGACGCGTTGCGCGGCATAGCCGCCGAGAAGCGTCCGCGCAAGTGGAAGACGCTGGTGCAGCGGAACCGCAAGCAGACCTTCGAGGCCGTGGAGCGGCAGCTCGAGAAGGACCGGCTGATCAGGATCGAGCGTCGTACGTGGTTCCCCCACATCGTCGTGGTGAAGGACGCCGCTCTGGCGAAGCGTCTCCATGGGGAGGCCGTCGAGACGCTGACCGGGGGCCGTCCCGTCGAGCAGTTCACGACCCGCCAGGCCGCGCTGACCGCGCTCGCCGCGGTGGGCGGGCTGCCCACCGTCACCTCCGGCAAGGACAGGCGCGAGCACAAGGAGCGCATCAAGGCGCTTACCGAGCGCGCCGGCGAGGCGGGTCCCGCGCTGAAGAAGGCGCTCCAGGAGATGCAGATCGCCACCGCGACGGCCATCGGGGCGGCGGCAAGCGCCGGCACCCAGTGA
- a CDS encoding oxygenase MpaB family protein, which yields MEHEPHARPGPADQEPLGPDSLTWKYFGDWRGVLLAPWAGVMQNMHPGLGAGVAEHSRFFEERWQRLFRSLYPIGGVVYDGPRAAETARQVRGYHNTIKGVDEQGRPYHALDPDTFYWAHSTFFMLTMLVADRFGPGLSEDEKRQLFDEHVRWWRLYGMSMRPVPESWPDFEAYWDRMAREVLEDNQPARDVLDIRLIARPPAFSWMPHFVWRALRGPQARFTVWFTVGLFPAPVRERLGHRWTVRDERRLRRIGRLVHHAWRFVPFRYRYHPRARAGWAREAGLRAADAPHVESPVRNSPLPEERDSPKHYVPPAAHDAR from the coding sequence ATGGAGCATGAGCCTCACGCGCGACCCGGCCCCGCCGACCAGGAGCCGTTGGGCCCTGACTCGCTCACGTGGAAGTACTTCGGCGACTGGCGCGGGGTGCTGCTCGCCCCCTGGGCGGGCGTGATGCAGAACATGCACCCCGGGCTGGGTGCCGGAGTCGCCGAGCACTCCCGCTTCTTCGAGGAGCGGTGGCAGCGGCTCTTCCGGTCGCTGTATCCGATCGGCGGCGTCGTGTACGACGGTCCGCGAGCAGCCGAGACCGCACGTCAGGTCCGCGGATACCACAACACGATCAAGGGAGTGGACGAGCAGGGCCGCCCGTACCACGCCCTCGATCCGGACACCTTCTACTGGGCGCACTCCACCTTCTTCATGCTCACGATGCTCGTGGCGGACCGGTTCGGACCGGGCCTGAGTGAGGACGAGAAGCGGCAGCTCTTCGACGAACACGTGCGCTGGTGGCGGCTGTACGGGATGAGCATGCGGCCCGTACCGGAGAGCTGGCCCGACTTCGAGGCGTACTGGGACCGGATGGCCCGCGAGGTGCTGGAGGATAACCAGCCGGCCCGCGACGTGCTGGACATCCGCCTCATCGCCAGGCCGCCGGCCTTCTCGTGGATGCCGCACTTCGTGTGGCGTGCGCTGCGCGGTCCGCAGGCCCGGTTCACGGTGTGGTTCACCGTCGGGCTGTTTCCCGCCCCGGTGCGCGAGCGGCTCGGCCACCGGTGGACCGTGCGGGACGAGCGGAGGCTGCGGCGCATCGGGCGGCTCGTCCATCACGCGTGGCGGTTCGTGCCGTTCAGGTACCGCTACCATCCGCGGGCCCGCGCGGGCTGGGCGCGCGAGGCGGGGCTGCGGGCCGCGGACGCTCCCCATGTGGAGTCGCCCGTACGGAACTCGCCGCTGCCGGAGGAGCGCGACTCGCCCAAGCACTATGTGCCGCCGGCCGCGCACGACGCCCGTTGA
- a CDS encoding putative leader peptide — protein MLNSPGFTQRRAVDFRRVASALCS, from the coding sequence ATGCTCAACTCGCCCGGATTCACCCAGCGCCGTGCCGTGGACTTCCGGCGCGTCGCCTCCGCGCTCTGTAGCTGA
- a CDS encoding ABC transporter substrate-binding protein, with amino-acid sequence MSCAQQDSAGGTSDAKLARTEIPEKASPKTTITIGAPEDRVLLKLSGAAKKLPFKVKWANISGGPQCSEAFRAHSLDLCASAEVPSIHAHWTGLDTKLVAAEFRKDPKKNPIYRLGIAPGAHIDSLKDLRGKKIAYSPGQAQGALVLRILRKAGLKKDDVKLVEMPSTGDVYPTALGERQVDAAPLGAVNLKRYPEKYGKDGGKLIPHGLRDDASHLWAPTETVADPKKAAAIREFVKFWARAQVWAYEHPKEWVDGYAVKDQGLSPKDGEYLHKHNGEPEIPADWDAAIRRQQKTVDLLAKETGKKKFDAETLFDRRFEHVAAAALEAGGGKAHGKEKP; translated from the coding sequence GTGAGTTGCGCACAGCAGGACAGCGCCGGCGGCACGAGCGACGCGAAGCTCGCCAGGACGGAAATCCCCGAGAAGGCATCCCCGAAGACGACGATCACCATCGGTGCGCCCGAGGACCGCGTGCTGCTCAAACTCTCCGGCGCGGCGAAGAAGCTGCCGTTCAAGGTGAAGTGGGCGAACATCAGCGGCGGTCCGCAGTGCTCCGAGGCATTCCGCGCCCATTCGCTGGATCTGTGCGCTTCGGCGGAGGTGCCGTCCATACACGCTCACTGGACGGGCCTGGACACGAAACTCGTCGCGGCGGAATTCCGCAAGGATCCGAAGAAGAATCCCATCTACCGGCTGGGAATCGCCCCGGGTGCACACATCGACTCCCTGAAGGATCTGCGCGGCAAGAAGATCGCGTACAGCCCCGGACAGGCCCAGGGCGCCCTCGTGCTGCGCATCCTCCGCAAGGCCGGTCTGAAGAAGGACGACGTGAAGCTCGTCGAGATGCCGAGCACCGGGGACGTCTACCCGACGGCGCTGGGCGAGCGTCAGGTCGACGCCGCACCGCTCGGCGCGGTCAACCTCAAGCGCTACCCGGAGAAATACGGCAAGGACGGCGGCAAGCTCATCCCGCACGGACTCCGTGACGACGCGTCCCATCTCTGGGCGCCGACCGAGACCGTGGCGGACCCGAAGAAGGCCGCCGCCATCAGGGAGTTCGTCAAGTTCTGGGCGCGCGCCCAGGTTTGGGCCTACGAACACCCGAAGGAATGGGTCGACGGCTACGCCGTCAAGGACCAGGGCCTCAGCCCCAAGGACGGCGAGTACCTCCACAAGCACAACGGTGAGCCGGAGATCCCGGCCGACTGGGACGCGGCCATCCGGCGGCAGCAGAAGACGGTCGACCTGCTCGCCAAGGAGACGGGCAAGAAGAAGTTCGACGCGGAGACGCTCTTCGACCGGCGCTTCGAGCACGTTGCCGCCGCCGCCCTCGAAGCGGGCGGCGGCAAGGCGCATGGGAAGGAGAAGCCGTGA
- a CDS encoding ABC transporter permease subunit, translating to MTTQTLGRLTGAVRRGPRTRTGPRLAPGRPIRFGKALGPVLLLAVWSAGSAAGLIEPRLLSAPWTVVNTAGDLIADGRLQGHLASSAQRVALGLVFGTLSGVLLAVAAGLSRIGEGLIDGPVQVKRALPSLALVPLLVLWFGIGESMKVITVALAVFVPVYIHTHNGLRTIDSRYVELSETVRLNRRQFIRHVVLPGALPGFLLGMRFAVTAAWLTLVVVEQVNATSGLGYMMELARTYGQTEIIIVGLVVYGLLGLFSDGLVRYAERKVLSWRRTLAS from the coding sequence GTGACCACGCAGACCCTGGGGCGCCTGACGGGCGCCGTACGCCGGGGGCCGCGCACGAGGACGGGCCCGCGCCTCGCGCCTGGTCGCCCGATCCGGTTCGGCAAGGCACTCGGACCGGTGCTGCTGCTCGCGGTGTGGTCCGCCGGGTCCGCGGCGGGGCTGATCGAGCCCCGTCTGCTGTCGGCTCCGTGGACGGTCGTGAACACCGCCGGCGACCTCATCGCCGACGGCCGGCTCCAGGGCCATCTGGCAAGTTCGGCCCAACGCGTGGCGCTGGGCCTGGTGTTCGGGACCCTGAGCGGGGTGCTCCTCGCCGTCGCCGCAGGACTGAGCCGCATCGGCGAGGGCCTCATCGACGGGCCGGTCCAGGTGAAGCGGGCGCTGCCGTCCCTGGCGCTGGTGCCGCTGCTGGTGCTGTGGTTCGGGATCGGCGAGTCGATGAAGGTCATCACCGTCGCTCTCGCCGTCTTCGTACCCGTCTACATCCACACCCACAACGGGTTGCGCACCATCGACAGCCGCTACGTGGAACTGTCGGAGACGGTGCGGCTGAACCGGCGTCAGTTCATCCGCCATGTCGTGCTGCCCGGAGCGCTTCCAGGCTTCCTGCTCGGCATGCGCTTCGCCGTGACGGCGGCCTGGCTGACCCTCGTCGTCGTCGAACAGGTCAACGCCACCAGCGGACTCGGCTACATGATGGAGCTGGCACGCACGTACGGACAGACCGAGATCATCATCGTCGGACTGGTGGTGTACGGGCTGCTGGGCCTCTTCTCCGACGGGCTGGTGCGATACGCGGAGAGGAAGGTTCTGTCATGGCGACGGACACTCGCGAGCTGA
- a CDS encoding ABC transporter ATP-binding protein: MATDTRELSAAARARTAVRIHGLERSFGERKVLQGLELDIRAGEFVALLGRSGSGKSTLLRALAGLDHNVYGKGLLSAPANVSVVFQDARLLPWKRVLDNVLLGLTGSDGRERGRAALDEVGLADRESAWPVELSGGEQQRVSLARSLVREPELLLADEPFGALDALTRIRMHKLLRKLCAAHRPAVLLVTHDVDEAIELADRVAVLEEGRITADVPVELDGPRTHGSKEYAELRESLLARLGVDEAERGGHGASQELAQEREKEEVSA; the protein is encoded by the coding sequence ATGGCGACGGACACTCGCGAGCTGAGCGCGGCGGCACGTGCACGTACGGCCGTCCGCATCCACGGACTGGAGCGCTCCTTCGGGGAACGGAAGGTGCTCCAAGGGCTCGAACTCGACATCCGGGCGGGCGAGTTCGTGGCGCTGCTGGGCCGCAGCGGATCCGGCAAGTCGACGCTGCTGCGTGCTCTCGCGGGCCTGGATCACAACGTGTACGGGAAGGGCCTGCTGAGCGCGCCGGCGAACGTCTCCGTCGTCTTCCAGGACGCGCGGCTGCTGCCGTGGAAACGGGTTCTGGACAACGTGTTGCTCGGGCTCACCGGTTCGGACGGGCGCGAGCGCGGACGCGCCGCGCTCGACGAAGTGGGCCTGGCCGACAGGGAGTCGGCGTGGCCCGTCGAGCTGTCCGGCGGGGAGCAGCAGCGTGTCTCGCTGGCCCGCTCCCTCGTACGTGAGCCCGAACTGCTCCTCGCCGACGAGCCGTTCGGGGCACTGGACGCCCTCACCCGCATCCGCATGCACAAGCTGCTGAGGAAGCTGTGCGCGGCGCACCGTCCAGCGGTGCTGCTGGTCACGCACGACGTGGACGAGGCGATCGAACTCGCCGACCGCGTCGCCGTGTTGGAGGAGGGCCGCATCACGGCGGACGTCCCCGTCGAGCTGGACGGTCCGCGTACGCACGGCTCGAAGGAGTACGCGGAGCTGCGCGAGTCACTGCTGGCACGGCTGGGCGTCGACGAGGCGGAACGCGGCGGCCACGGGGCCTCGCAGGAGCTCGCCCAGGAACGCGAGAAGGAAGAGGTGTCCGCGTGA
- a CDS encoding LLM class flavin-dependent oxidoreductase, whose amino-acid sequence MTTNAAGPGREFRERELHLNLFIYPGGHHEAAWRHSSSDPDRLLDIRFYQDLARSAEAVTFDGVFFADGPALADNVRYASRFRLEPFTWLSAIAAATERTGLIGTASTTYSEPYNLARLFASLDHLSGGRAGWNIVTTGAPQAAQNFGLDAHPVHAERYERARDFLEAVTKLWDSWEDEALVADQRSGLFADTDRIHTVDHEGPLLKVRGPLNIPRSPQGRPVYVQAGSSEDGRAFAARYAEAIFTAHQTLRSGQDFYADIKKRAARLGRDPGQLLVLPGISPFIASTEAEARRLHEDFNELTQPEYSLELLHRLLGIRLTPQQLDGPVPRELIETQGERGNGSRFQLVLDIVEREQPTVRQLLHRLAGARGHRVFAGTPEQVADQIQQWYEQGAADGFNVMPPWLPGGFDLFADHVVPILRERGLFRSAYTGRTLREHYGLARPASRYAPQGAAVSVA is encoded by the coding sequence GTGACCACGAATGCGGCCGGGCCCGGCCGGGAGTTCCGGGAGAGAGAGCTCCACCTCAATCTGTTCATCTATCCGGGCGGCCACCACGAGGCCGCCTGGCGGCACAGCTCGTCCGACCCGGACCGGCTGCTGGACATCCGCTTCTACCAGGACCTGGCGCGCAGCGCGGAGGCGGTCACCTTCGACGGCGTCTTCTTCGCCGACGGGCCGGCCCTGGCCGACAACGTCCGCTACGCGAGCCGCTTCCGCCTCGAACCGTTCACGTGGCTGTCGGCCATCGCGGCCGCCACCGAACGCACCGGCCTCATCGGGACCGCGTCCACGACGTACTCGGAGCCGTACAACCTGGCACGGCTCTTCGCCTCCCTCGACCACCTCAGCGGGGGCAGGGCCGGCTGGAACATCGTCACCACCGGGGCGCCGCAGGCCGCTCAGAACTTCGGACTCGACGCACACCCCGTGCACGCCGAACGGTACGAGCGCGCCCGTGACTTCCTCGAAGCCGTCACCAAACTCTGGGACAGCTGGGAGGACGAAGCGCTCGTCGCCGACCAGCGCAGCGGGCTCTTCGCCGACACCGACCGCATCCACACCGTCGACCACGAGGGCCCGCTGCTGAAGGTGCGCGGCCCGCTGAACATCCCCCGCTCGCCCCAGGGCAGGCCCGTCTACGTACAGGCGGGCTCGTCGGAGGACGGAAGGGCGTTCGCGGCGCGGTACGCGGAGGCGATCTTCACCGCGCACCAGACGCTGCGCAGCGGCCAGGACTTCTACGCAGACATCAAGAAGCGTGCCGCCCGACTCGGCCGCGATCCGGGGCAATTGCTGGTGCTGCCCGGCATCAGCCCGTTCATCGCGTCCACGGAGGCGGAGGCTCGGCGGCTGCACGAGGACTTCAACGAGCTGACGCAGCCCGAGTATTCGCTCGAACTGCTCCACCGGCTCCTCGGGATCCGCCTGACGCCACAGCAGCTGGACGGGCCCGTGCCGCGCGAGCTGATCGAGACCCAGGGCGAGCGCGGAAACGGCAGCCGCTTCCAGCTCGTCCTCGACATCGTCGAACGCGAACAGCCCACCGTGCGGCAGCTGTTGCACCGGCTTGCGGGCGCGCGGGGCCACCGCGTCTTCGCGGGCACTCCCGAGCAGGTCGCCGACCAGATCCAGCAGTGGTACGAGCAGGGCGCGGCCGACGGCTTCAACGTCATGCCGCCGTGGCTGCCCGGCGGCTTCGACCTCTTCGCGGATCACGTGGTGCCGATCCTGCGCGAACGCGGTCTCTTCCGCAGCGCGTACACCGGCCGCACGCTGCGCGAACACTACGGACTGGCGCGCCCGGCGAGCCGGTACGCACCGCAGGGCGCCGCCGTCTCCGTGGCCTGA